One stretch of Saccharomonospora xinjiangensis XJ-54 DNA includes these proteins:
- a CDS encoding DUF1844 domain-containing protein: MRDDSFNAAEPGSDSQDSPERPDSPESGESPDDVRELHSIPSVEIISRAAVMLMSAAAERLGLAHEDPDSSPLRDLDEARRLITALAGLVTASGEYLGLHAAPLRDGLQSLQKAFREASAVPDAPGQGPGEKYTGPVY; the protein is encoded by the coding sequence GTGCGAGACGACTCATTCAACGCTGCCGAGCCCGGATCTGATTCCCAGGATTCGCCGGAACGTCCGGATTCACCCGAATCAGGGGAGTCGCCGGACGACGTCCGCGAGCTGCATTCCATCCCGAGCGTGGAGATCATCAGCAGGGCCGCCGTGATGCTGATGTCCGCTGCGGCGGAACGGCTCGGACTCGCCCACGAGGACCCCGACTCCAGCCCCCTACGCGACCTGGACGAGGCGCGAAGGCTCATCACCGCACTGGCAGGCTTGGTGACGGCGTCCGGTGAATACCTCGGGCTGCACGCCGCCCCGCTGCGCGACGGCCTTCAGTCGCTCCAGAAGGCGTTCCGCGAGGCCTCGGCCGTGCCGGACGCTCCGGGGCAGGGACCCGGCGAGAAGTACACCGGCCCCGTGTACTGA
- a CDS encoding TrmH family RNA methyltransferase — translation MSTRHQRPGDVPFTHRTPRVVAARRLTRRSVRAETGRFLAEGAQAVREALRYGTVHELYVTEDAARRHPELVAEAPLVSLVNDRAAELLSETVTPQGIVAVCDTVTIDVAAALSNAPRLVAVLVDIADPGNAGTVLRVADAAGADAVIFAGRCVDVHNGKCVRASTGSLFHLPVAAEPDVDRVVEACGRIGLTTVAAHGYAEADLATADGLDKPTAWFFGNEAHGLGDDVLDACDSAVRVPLYGKAESLNLATAAAVCLYASAVRHHS, via the coding sequence CTGAGCACCAGGCATCAACGACCCGGGGATGTCCCGTTCACCCACCGGACACCCCGGGTCGTTGCTGCGCGGCGCCTGACGCGCCGGTCGGTCCGCGCGGAGACGGGTCGCTTCCTCGCCGAGGGTGCACAGGCGGTGCGTGAGGCACTTCGCTACGGCACGGTGCACGAGCTGTACGTCACCGAGGACGCGGCGCGGCGGCATCCCGAGTTGGTCGCCGAAGCGCCCCTCGTGTCGCTCGTCAACGACCGTGCGGCCGAGTTGCTGTCCGAGACGGTGACCCCCCAGGGCATCGTGGCCGTGTGCGACACCGTGACGATCGACGTCGCCGCAGCGCTGTCCAATGCGCCTCGCCTCGTGGCGGTGCTGGTGGACATCGCCGACCCCGGCAACGCGGGCACCGTGCTCAGAGTGGCCGACGCCGCCGGTGCCGATGCCGTGATCTTCGCGGGGCGCTGCGTGGATGTGCACAACGGCAAGTGTGTGCGAGCCTCGACCGGAAGCCTCTTCCATCTCCCTGTCGCGGCGGAACCCGACGTCGATCGCGTTGTCGAGGCGTGCGGCCGGATCGGACTGACCACTGTCGCGGCCCACGGGTACGCCGAGGCCGATCTGGCGACTGCGGACGGTCTCGATAAGCCGACCGCGTGGTTCTTCGGCAACGAGGCGCACGGCCTCGGCGACGACGTGCTCGACGCGTGCGACAGCGCCGTGCGGGTTCCGTTGTACGGCAAGGCGGAGAGCCTCAATCTCGCCACGGCGGCCGCCGTGTGTCTTTACGCCAGCGCCGTCCGGCACCATTCCTGA
- the uvrA gene encoding excinuclease ABC subunit UvrA, whose translation MADRLVVRGAREHNLRGVDLDLPRDSLIVFTGLSGSGKSSLAFDTVFAEGQRRYVESLSAYARQFLGQMDKPDVDFIEGLSPAVSIDQKSTSRNPRSTVGTITEVYDYLRLLYARAGKPHCPQCGEPISKQTPQQIVDQVLDMEEGTRFQVVAPVVRGRKGEYVDLFANLQQQGFARVRVDGTTHSLSDPPKLKKQEKHDIGVVVDRLTVKSSAKQRLTDSVETALRLADGLVELEFVDLPEHDPHRTRGFSENLACPNGHPLAIEDLEPRSFSFNAPYGACPDCTGIGVRKEVDPEMVVPDDELSLADGAVAPWAGGQSAEYFQRLLESLATTLGFRMDTPWRKLPAKVQKAVLHGVDEQVHVRYSNRYGRQRSYYASFEGVIPFLERRHEQTESEWARERYEGYMREVPCPTCQGTRLKPEILAVTLEHERHGARSIAEVCALSVSEASEFLDGLKLGPREAMIAGAVLKEIQARLHFLLDVGLDYLSLDRAAGTLSGGEAQRIRLATQIGSGLVGVLYVLDEPSIGLHQRDNHRLIETLTRLRDLGNTLIVVEHDEDTIRASDWVVDIGPGAGEHGGLIVHSGTYEKLLRNKKSLTGDYLAGRRSIDVPAERRPVDPKRQLTVVGARENNLRGIDVSFPLGCLVSVTGVSGSGKSTLVNDILATVLANKLNNARQVPGRHKRVKGLDHVDKLVRVDQSPIGRTPRSNPATYTGVWDHVRKLFASTTEAKVRGYQQGRFSFNVKGGRCEACAGDGTIKIEMNFLPDVYVPCEVCKGARYNRETLEVHYKGKTVAEVLDMPIEEAAAFFEPIKAIHRHLQTLVDVGLGYVRLGQPAPTLSGGEAQRVKLASELQKRSTGKTVYILDEPTTGLHFEDIRKLLGVINGLVDKGNTVIVIEHNLDVIKTSDWVVDLGPEGGSGGGTVIAEGTPEDVAATEGSYTGRFLAPLLEG comes from the coding sequence GTGGCTGATCGCCTCGTAGTCCGTGGCGCCCGTGAGCACAACCTGCGCGGCGTTGACCTCGACCTGCCCAGGGACAGTCTGATCGTGTTCACCGGGCTCTCGGGGTCGGGAAAGTCGAGCCTCGCGTTCGACACCGTCTTCGCGGAGGGTCAGCGGCGCTACGTGGAGTCGCTCTCGGCGTACGCCCGCCAGTTCCTCGGTCAGATGGACAAGCCCGACGTGGACTTCATCGAGGGCCTGTCGCCTGCCGTGTCGATCGACCAGAAATCCACCTCGCGCAACCCGCGCTCCACCGTCGGCACCATCACCGAGGTCTACGACTATCTGAGGCTGCTCTACGCCCGCGCGGGCAAGCCACACTGCCCGCAGTGCGGTGAACCGATCAGCAAGCAGACACCGCAGCAGATCGTGGACCAGGTCCTCGACATGGAGGAGGGCACGCGGTTCCAGGTCGTCGCGCCGGTGGTCCGCGGTCGCAAGGGCGAGTACGTCGATCTGTTCGCCAACCTCCAGCAGCAGGGCTTCGCGCGGGTGCGGGTCGATGGCACGACCCACTCGCTGTCCGATCCGCCCAAGCTGAAGAAGCAGGAGAAGCACGACATCGGGGTGGTCGTTGACCGGCTCACCGTCAAGTCGAGCGCCAAGCAGCGGCTCACCGATTCGGTGGAGACGGCGCTGCGGCTGGCCGACGGGCTCGTCGAGCTGGAGTTCGTGGACCTTCCCGAACACGACCCACACCGCACGAGGGGCTTCTCGGAGAACCTCGCCTGCCCCAACGGACATCCGCTCGCCATCGAGGACCTCGAACCGAGGTCGTTCTCGTTCAACGCGCCATATGGTGCGTGTCCCGACTGCACCGGCATCGGCGTCCGCAAGGAGGTCGATCCCGAGATGGTGGTGCCCGACGATGAGCTCTCGCTCGCCGACGGCGCCGTCGCCCCGTGGGCTGGCGGTCAGAGCGCGGAGTACTTCCAGCGGCTGCTGGAGTCGTTGGCGACCACTCTCGGGTTCCGGATGGACACGCCGTGGCGGAAGTTGCCCGCGAAGGTGCAGAAGGCGGTCCTGCACGGCGTCGATGAGCAGGTCCACGTCCGGTACAGCAATCGATACGGCAGGCAGCGTTCCTACTATGCCAGCTTCGAGGGTGTCATTCCCTTCCTCGAACGCAGGCACGAGCAGACGGAGTCCGAGTGGGCGCGGGAACGCTACGAGGGCTACATGCGTGAGGTGCCGTGCCCCACGTGCCAGGGAACCCGTCTCAAACCGGAGATTCTCGCGGTCACGCTCGAACATGAGCGACACGGCGCGCGTTCGATCGCCGAGGTCTGCGCGCTCTCGGTCTCGGAGGCGTCGGAGTTCCTCGACGGTCTGAAACTGGGCCCTCGCGAGGCGATGATCGCCGGGGCGGTGCTCAAGGAGATCCAGGCACGCCTGCACTTCCTGCTCGACGTCGGCCTCGACTACCTGTCTCTCGATCGCGCCGCAGGCACGCTCTCCGGTGGCGAGGCACAGCGCATCCGGCTGGCCACGCAGATCGGTTCCGGCCTCGTCGGCGTGCTCTACGTTCTCGACGAGCCGTCCATCGGCTTGCACCAACGTGACAATCACAGGCTCATCGAGACCCTCACCAGGCTGCGCGATCTCGGCAACACGTTGATCGTCGTCGAACACGACGAGGACACCATCCGCGCCAGCGACTGGGTCGTCGATATCGGGCCCGGCGCGGGTGAACACGGCGGTCTCATCGTCCACAGCGGCACGTACGAAAAGCTGTTGCGCAACAAGAAATCCCTCACCGGTGACTACCTGGCAGGGCGCCGTTCGATCGACGTGCCTGCCGAGCGAAGGCCAGTTGACCCGAAACGCCAGTTGACGGTGGTGGGCGCCAGGGAGAACAACCTGCGTGGCATCGACGTCTCCTTCCCGCTCGGTTGCCTTGTGTCGGTCACCGGGGTGTCGGGGTCGGGCAAGTCCACGCTGGTCAACGACATCCTGGCGACGGTGCTGGCGAACAAGCTGAACAACGCGCGGCAGGTCCCTGGACGGCACAAGCGGGTCAAGGGACTCGACCACGTGGACAAGCTCGTCAGGGTGGACCAGTCGCCCATCGGCCGCACACCGAGGTCGAACCCGGCGACCTACACAGGTGTGTGGGATCACGTCCGCAAGCTGTTCGCCTCCACCACCGAGGCCAAGGTCCGCGGGTACCAGCAGGGCCGCTTCTCGTTCAACGTCAAGGGCGGCCGGTGTGAGGCCTGCGCGGGCGACGGCACCATCAAGATCGAGATGAACTTCCTCCCGGACGTCTACGTGCCGTGTGAGGTCTGCAAGGGCGCCCGCTACAACCGGGAGACGCTTGAAGTTCATTACAAGGGCAAGACCGTGGCCGAGGTCCTCGACATGCCGATCGAGGAGGCCGCGGCCTTCTTCGAACCGATCAAGGCGATCCACCGGCATCTGCAGACGCTGGTCGATGTGGGGCTCGGCTACGTGCGGCTCGGACAGCCCGCGCCCACGTTGTCGGGAGGAGAGGCCCAGCGCGTGAAGCTCGCCAGCGAGCTTCAGAAGCGTTCGACGGGCAAGACGGTCTACATTCTTGACGAGCCGACGACGGGCCTGCACTTCGAGGACATCCGCAAGCTCCTCGGGGTGATCAACGGACTGGTGGACAAGGGAAACACCGTCATCGTGATCGAGCACAACCTCGACGTGATCAAGACGTCCGACTGGGTCGTCGATCTCGGTCCGGAGGGTGGTTCCGGCGGTGGCACGGTCATCGCGGAGGGCACACCGGAGGACGTCGCGGCCACGGAGGGCAGCTACACGGGGCGGTTCCTCGCTCCGTTGCTGGAGGGCTGA
- the infC gene encoding translation initiation factor IF-3, translated as MDQGGPISSETRINERIRVPEVRLVGPNGEQVGIVRIEDALRLAQEADLDLVEVAPQARPPVAKLMDYGKFKYESAQKARESRRNQQLTVIKEQKLRPKIDPHDYATKKGHVSRFLEAGNKVKVTIMFRGREQSRPELGFRLLQRLADDVSELGFVESKPKQDGRNMIMVLAPHKNAKAKSKATKDEGSDQS; from the coding sequence TTGGACCAAGGAGGCCCCATCAGCTCCGAGACGCGCATCAACGAGCGCATCCGCGTTCCCGAGGTTCGCCTCGTGGGACCGAACGGTGAGCAGGTCGGCATCGTCCGTATCGAGGACGCGCTGAGGCTCGCCCAGGAGGCAGATCTCGACCTCGTCGAGGTCGCCCCGCAGGCACGCCCGCCGGTGGCGAAGCTCATGGACTACGGCAAGTTCAAGTACGAGAGTGCTCAGAAGGCCCGTGAGTCCCGCCGCAACCAGCAGCTCACCGTCATCAAGGAACAGAAGCTGCGTCCCAAGATCGACCCGCACGACTACGCGACGAAGAAGGGCCACGTGTCCCGATTCCTCGAGGCGGGCAACAAGGTCAAGGTGACGATCATGTTCCGTGGGCGTGAGCAGTCGAGGCCGGAGCTCGGGTTCCGCCTGCTGCAGCGACTCGCGGACGACGTGTCCGAGCTGGGTTTCGTCGAGTCGAAGCCGAAGCAGGACGGCCGAAACATGATCATGGTCCTGGCTCCGCACAAGAACGCCAAAGCGAAGTCGAAGGCGACCAAGGACGAAGGTAGCGACCAGTCGTGA
- the pheT gene encoding phenylalanine--tRNA ligase subunit beta, whose translation MKVPASWLREHLELGEDVTNDDIANAFVNLGIEVEGVEAVGEITGPLVIGRVVEIEELTGFKKPIRYCRVDVGGTEEAESAEDIDPTKPPTNGIVCGATNFAEGDLVVVALPGAVLPGGFAISARKTYGHVSEGMICSVRELGIGEDHGGILVLPSGTADPGDDAREVLDLVDAVFELTPTPDLGHTLSVRGLARELACAFDVPYGDPANVDVPEGEGDAWPVRIEDPQGCRRFVLRRVTNLDAGAPTPWWIQRRLLLAGMRPISLAVDVTNYVMLELGHPLHAFDTNSVQGDLVIRRAKPGETLTTLDDVERTLDPDDVVIADDSGVISLAGTMGGAGTEIHGESTDVLLEAAHWDPGSISRTARRHNLFSEAARRFERFTDPELCAVAVEVAARLLRRYGDGSIRPGRTDEGRVEAPLPITMPISLPDRVAGVRFDRGVTVRRLTQIGCKVAVGTGDDGTAVVTAVPPSWRGDLSQAADLVEEVLRLEGYDTIPSVLPAAPAGRGLTAAQRRRRSVSRTLAEAGYVEVLPFPFVPATVWDDLGLSDDDPRRHSVPVLNPLESDKNQLTTTLLPGLLDVLQRNLSRGFRDVALYHVGQVVRPGPEQIGAPDPGVEQRPSDEELAALEQAVPDQPLHVAVVLTGELRRSGWWGKGEPAMWADAVQAARLVGAVSGVEIDIESADVMPWHPGRCARLLVEGRTIGYAGELHPKVVEKLGLPKRTAVMELNLDAIPVVDRRPAPSISPFPPVLLDVALVVDDEVSAADLAAALRDGAGELVEDIALFDLYAGEQIGEGKRSLAYAMRFRAPDRTLTVEEATKARDAAVAVAGERFGAVLRA comes from the coding sequence ATGAAGGTTCCGGCCAGCTGGTTGAGGGAGCACCTCGAACTCGGCGAGGACGTCACGAACGACGACATCGCGAACGCCTTCGTGAACCTGGGTATCGAGGTCGAGGGCGTCGAGGCCGTCGGTGAGATCACGGGCCCGCTCGTCATCGGGCGCGTCGTCGAGATCGAGGAACTCACCGGTTTCAAGAAGCCCATCCGGTACTGCCGGGTCGATGTCGGTGGCACGGAGGAGGCCGAGAGCGCCGAGGACATCGATCCCACGAAGCCGCCCACCAACGGCATCGTCTGCGGAGCGACGAACTTCGCCGAGGGTGACCTCGTGGTGGTCGCGCTGCCGGGTGCCGTGTTGCCGGGTGGCTTCGCGATCTCCGCTCGCAAGACGTACGGCCATGTCAGCGAGGGCATGATCTGCTCCGTCCGGGAACTCGGGATCGGAGAGGATCACGGTGGGATCCTGGTGTTGCCGTCGGGTACGGCAGACCCGGGTGACGACGCCCGCGAGGTGCTCGATCTCGTGGACGCGGTGTTCGAGCTGACACCCACCCCTGATCTCGGGCACACCTTGTCGGTGCGTGGTCTTGCGCGGGAGCTGGCTTGCGCGTTCGACGTGCCTTACGGCGACCCGGCGAATGTGGACGTCCCCGAGGGCGAGGGTGACGCATGGCCTGTTCGGATCGAGGATCCACAGGGCTGCCGCCGTTTCGTGCTGCGCAGGGTGACGAATCTCGACGCGGGCGCGCCGACCCCGTGGTGGATTCAGCGTCGCCTGTTGCTCGCCGGAATGCGGCCGATCTCTCTCGCCGTTGACGTCACGAACTACGTGATGCTGGAGCTCGGGCACCCGTTGCATGCCTTCGACACGAACTCCGTGCAAGGTGATCTCGTCATCCGTCGCGCGAAGCCGGGTGAGACGCTGACAACGCTGGACGACGTCGAGCGCACACTCGACCCGGATGACGTGGTGATCGCGGACGACAGCGGGGTCATCTCGCTTGCGGGCACCATGGGCGGTGCGGGTACGGAGATTCACGGCGAGAGCACCGACGTGCTGCTGGAAGCCGCGCATTGGGACCCCGGTTCCATCAGCAGAACGGCTCGTAGGCACAACCTGTTCTCGGAGGCGGCGCGCAGGTTCGAGCGGTTCACCGATCCGGAACTGTGCGCGGTCGCGGTGGAGGTGGCTGCCAGGCTGCTGCGCAGGTACGGCGACGGCAGTATCCGCCCAGGGCGAACCGACGAAGGGCGCGTGGAGGCGCCTCTGCCGATCACCATGCCGATCAGCCTTCCCGATCGGGTCGCGGGCGTGCGATTCGATCGCGGTGTCACGGTGCGCAGGCTTACGCAGATTGGCTGCAAGGTCGCGGTGGGCACGGGTGACGACGGCACCGCCGTGGTCACCGCAGTGCCGCCGAGCTGGCGCGGGGACCTCTCTCAGGCGGCCGACCTCGTCGAAGAGGTTCTGCGGTTGGAGGGGTACGACACCATCCCGTCGGTCCTGCCCGCCGCTCCGGCGGGGCGCGGACTGACGGCGGCGCAGCGTCGGCGGCGATCGGTCTCGCGCACTCTCGCCGAGGCCGGTTACGTCGAGGTTCTGCCGTTCCCGTTCGTTCCGGCCACGGTGTGGGACGACCTCGGTCTGTCCGACGACGATCCACGCAGGCATTCGGTGCCCGTGCTGAACCCACTGGAGTCGGACAAGAACCAGCTGACGACCACGTTGCTTCCGGGCTTGCTTGACGTGTTGCAGCGCAACCTCTCACGTGGATTCCGTGACGTCGCGCTCTACCACGTCGGCCAGGTTGTGCGTCCGGGCCCCGAGCAGATCGGCGCACCCGATCCCGGTGTGGAACAGAGGCCGTCCGACGAGGAACTTGCCGCGCTGGAGCAGGCGGTTCCCGACCAGCCTTTGCATGTGGCTGTCGTGCTGACCGGCGAGCTGCGGCGATCCGGTTGGTGGGGCAAGGGAGAGCCCGCCATGTGGGCTGACGCCGTTCAGGCCGCACGGCTCGTCGGTGCCGTGTCCGGCGTGGAGATCGACATCGAGTCGGCGGATGTCATGCCGTGGCATCCCGGTCGATGTGCACGGCTTTTGGTGGAGGGCCGCACGATCGGGTACGCCGGTGAGCTGCATCCCAAGGTGGTCGAGAAACTCGGACTGCCGAAGCGCACGGCTGTGATGGAGCTGAACCTCGACGCGATTCCGGTGGTCGATCGCAGACCCGCACCGTCGATCTCGCCGTTCCCGCCGGTTCTGCTGGATGTGGCACTGGTCGTTGACGACGAAGTTTCCGCAGCCGATCTCGCTGCCGCTCTGCGTGACGGCGCGGGTGAACTCGTGGAGGACATCGCGTTGTTCGACCTTTATGCGGGTGAGCAGATCGGTGAGGGCAAGCGGTCTTTGGCGTATGCGATGCGGTTCCGCGCACCTGACCGTACGTTGACGGTCGAGGAGGCCACGAAGGCTCGTGACGCCGCTGTTGCGGTGGCGGGCGAGCGTTTCGGCGCGGTGCTGCGCGCTTGA
- the rpmI gene encoding 50S ribosomal protein L35 has product MPKNKTHSGMSKRVRVTGSGKIRRQQTGRRHLLEKKSSRVTRRLEGTTEVAAQDVPRVKRLLGR; this is encoded by the coding sequence ATGCCGAAGAACAAGACCCACAGCGGGATGTCGAAGCGCGTCCGCGTGACGGGCAGCGGCAAGATCCGGCGTCAGCAGACCGGTCGCAGGCACCTGCTCGAGAAGAAGTCGAGCAGGGTGACCCGCAGGCTCGAGGGCACCACCGAGGTCGCGGCGCAGGACGTGCCCCGCGTCAAGCGCCTGCTCGGTCGCTGA
- a CDS encoding SRPBCC family protein has translation MLTCYRFRTVWWLPADHHTVFSVLADVAGYPRWWPDVRSVSHRDRDTAGVVARSSLPFTLVLHVHRVEEDAERGVLRATVGGDLRGFLEAVVSQDGRGTRVDVVQEVEVRRRLLRVLSPWLRPLLRLNHAAMMRRGRWGLGRHLRDRASESRR, from the coding sequence GTGCTGACCTGCTACCGGTTTCGCACGGTGTGGTGGTTGCCTGCCGACCATCACACCGTGTTCTCCGTGCTGGCCGACGTCGCAGGCTATCCCCGCTGGTGGCCCGATGTACGCTCCGTGTCTCATCGCGACCGGGACACCGCCGGTGTGGTGGCGCGGTCGAGCCTTCCGTTCACCCTGGTCCTCCATGTGCACCGTGTCGAGGAGGACGCCGAGCGCGGGGTGTTGCGGGCCACTGTCGGCGGCGACCTGCGCGGGTTCCTCGAGGCCGTCGTCTCGCAGGATGGCAGGGGCACCAGGGTGGACGTCGTCCAGGAGGTCGAGGTACGGAGACGCCTGTTACGGGTGTTGTCCCCGTGGCTGCGACCGCTTCTTCGACTCAACCACGCGGCCATGATGCGCCGAGGCCGGTGGGGCCTCGGCAGGCACCTTCGTGACAGGGCCTCGGAATCACGTCGTTGA
- the pheS gene encoding phenylalanine--tRNA ligase subunit alpha gives MSEALENQEPESADRVAPETLRAAVDAARNEFAAAADLDALAAVKPSHFGDQAPLSLARRAIGKLPKERKSEAGKLVNQARQEVQAAFDERRAALQAERDERVLREEAVDVTLPWDRVPRGARHPVSMIAEQVADVFVAMGYEVAEGPELEAEWFNFDALNFGKDHPARRMADTFYAGPEGSNLVLRTHTSPVQARALLHRELPVYVVCPGRTFRTDELDATHTPVFHQVEGLAVDKGLTMAHLRGTLDAFAKAMFGEESGTRFRPHFFPFTEPSAEVDVWFPEKKGGPGWVEWGGCGMVNPNVLRACGIDPDVYSGFAFGMGLERTLMFRNGIPDMRDMVEGDVRFTLPFGTEA, from the coding sequence ATGTCCGAAGCCTTGGAGAATCAGGAGCCGGAGTCGGCAGACAGGGTCGCGCCCGAGACGTTGAGGGCGGCCGTCGATGCGGCGAGGAACGAGTTCGCGGCTGCCGCGGATCTGGATGCCCTTGCCGCGGTGAAGCCGTCGCACTTCGGCGACCAGGCCCCGCTGTCGCTCGCCCGCAGGGCCATCGGAAAGCTCCCCAAGGAGCGGAAGTCCGAGGCGGGCAAGCTGGTCAATCAGGCTCGCCAGGAGGTGCAGGCCGCGTTCGACGAACGTCGTGCCGCTCTTCAGGCCGAGCGTGACGAACGGGTGCTGCGCGAGGAAGCGGTTGACGTGACCTTGCCGTGGGACCGGGTGCCGCGAGGAGCCCGTCACCCCGTCAGCATGATCGCCGAGCAGGTCGCCGACGTGTTCGTCGCGATGGGATACGAGGTGGCCGAGGGGCCGGAGCTCGAAGCCGAGTGGTTCAACTTCGACGCCCTGAACTTCGGCAAGGACCATCCGGCGCGCCGGATGGCCGACACGTTCTACGCGGGCCCGGAGGGCTCCAACCTGGTGCTGCGCACCCACACCTCACCGGTGCAGGCGCGGGCGTTGCTGCACAGGGAACTGCCGGTGTACGTCGTGTGTCCCGGCCGGACGTTCCGTACCGACGAGCTCGACGCCACCCACACACCCGTGTTCCACCAGGTCGAGGGCCTCGCCGTGGACAAGGGGCTCACGATGGCGCATCTGCGGGGCACTCTGGACGCGTTCGCGAAAGCCATGTTCGGCGAGGAATCGGGCACGCGGTTCCGGCCGCACTTCTTCCCCTTCACGGAACCCTCCGCCGAGGTGGATGTGTGGTTCCCGGAGAAGAAGGGCGGCCCCGGCTGGGTCGAGTGGGGCGGTTGCGGCATGGTCAACCCGAACGTGCTCAGGGCGTGCGGCATCGACCCCGACGTGTACTCGGGCTTCGCCTTCGGCATGGGGCTCGAGCGCACCCTCATGTTCCGCAACGGCATCCCCGACATGCGCGACATGGTGGAGGGCGACGTGAGGTTCACTCTGCCCTTCGGAACGGAGGCGTGA
- a CDS encoding DNA alkylation repair protein: protein MFDSIARAIPLAVPETGDFVPIQNTPESDEVTAVVTAVRDGLAALADPRSAPAMQRYMKSDMPFRGVRTPQRRGLARRITRELPFRDRNTWLQTVLRLWDDATYREERYVAIDLTGHRAVAHWQAPDLLPLYEHLIVTGAWWDFVDEIAINRIGPLLRQHFATVAPVLRHWAHAPDPWKRRAALLSQNASGASTDPALLNDCIEANLDEPSFFLRKAIGWALRQYARTDTRWVEDFVADHPGLSPLSRKEALRRR from the coding sequence ATGTTCGATAGTATCGCCCGCGCCATCCCCCTCGCAGTTCCCGAAACGGGTGACTTCGTGCCAATACAGAACACACCTGAAAGCGACGAGGTCACCGCTGTGGTGACCGCCGTCCGGGACGGGCTGGCCGCACTCGCCGACCCGCGGAGTGCTCCCGCCATGCAGCGCTACATGAAATCCGACATGCCCTTCAGAGGTGTGCGGACGCCTCAACGGCGTGGCCTCGCCCGCAGGATCACCCGCGAGTTGCCGTTCCGGGACAGGAACACCTGGCTGCAGACGGTGCTCCGGCTCTGGGACGACGCCACCTACAGGGAAGAGCGCTACGTCGCGATCGATCTCACCGGTCACCGCGCCGTCGCCCACTGGCAGGCCCCGGACCTACTTCCCCTCTACGAGCACCTCATCGTGACGGGTGCATGGTGGGACTTCGTCGATGAGATCGCCATCAACCGCATCGGCCCTCTCCTACGACAGCACTTCGCCACCGTGGCCCCCGTCCTCCGGCACTGGGCACACGCCCCCGACCCGTGGAAACGCCGCGCGGCCCTGCTCAGCCAGAACGCGTCGGGAGCCAGCACCGACCCCGCCCTGCTGAACGACTGCATCGAAGCGAATCTCGACGAGCCCAGCTTCTTCCTGCGCAAGGCCATCGGCTGGGCGCTCAGGCAGTACGCGAGAACCGACACGCGATGGGTGGAAGACTTCGTCGCCGATCACCCTGGCCTGTCACCGCTGTCAAGAAAGGAAGCACTCAGGCGACGGTGA
- a CDS encoding RidA family protein: MGKDAVTTTEAPAPVAAYSQAVRKGNIVQVAGQVGIDAATGEIADGGVAGQTRQVFANLRAVLRAAGADLDDVVMMRVYLTDTAHFAEFNAVYNELVSEPYPARTTVYVGLPARLLVEIDALAVLDPR, translated from the coding sequence ATGGGTAAGGACGCGGTGACCACGACCGAGGCGCCGGCGCCTGTGGCGGCGTACTCGCAGGCCGTCAGGAAGGGCAACATCGTCCAGGTGGCTGGCCAGGTGGGGATCGACGCGGCCACCGGTGAGATCGCCGACGGTGGAGTCGCGGGCCAGACCCGCCAGGTGTTCGCCAATCTGCGTGCCGTGCTGAGAGCGGCGGGTGCTGACCTCGACGACGTCGTGATGATGCGCGTCTACCTGACCGACACGGCACACTTCGCCGAGTTCAACGCCGTCTACAACGAGCTGGTGTCCGAGCCGTACCCGGCGCGGACCACGGTGTACGTGGGCCTTCCCGCAAGGCTGCTCGTGGAGATCGACGCACTGGCGGTGCTGGACCCGCGGTGA
- the rplT gene encoding 50S ribosomal protein L20, with translation MARVKRAVNAQKKRRATLELASGYRGQRSRLYRKAKEQTLHSLNYAYRDRRARKGDFRQLWITRINAAARQNGVTYNRFIQGLKAAGVEVDRKILADLAVNDAAAFASLAEVAKQSLPSDVKKSA, from the coding sequence GTGGCACGCGTCAAGCGGGCGGTCAACGCCCAGAAGAAGCGTCGCGCGACTCTCGAACTGGCCAGCGGCTACCGCGGCCAGCGTTCGCGCCTGTACCGCAAGGCCAAGGAACAGACGCTCCACTCGCTGAACTACGCCTACCGGGACCGCCGTGCCCGCAAGGGCGACTTCCGCCAGCTGTGGATCACTCGCATCAACGCGGCGGCGCGCCAGAACGGCGTCACCTACAACCGCTTCATCCAGGGTCTGAAGGCCGCGGGCGTCGAGGTTGACCGCAAGATCCTCGCGGACCTCGCGGTGAACGATGCCGCCGCTTTCGCCTCGCTCGCCGAGGTGGCCAAGCAGAGCCTGCCCTCCGACGTGAAGAAGTCGGCCTGA